The following are from one region of the Streptomyces decoyicus genome:
- a CDS encoding aminoglycoside phosphotransferase family protein yields MTTTSLTPQGAAQRACTVWGLSARGLSPLRTHATSVYLLPHADAVVRVSRNEQRDSMQRAIALTRWLAGHGLEVTEPLDVSQPLDVHGYAITVWQHYPQPDGPPPGPEHLGHLLSRLHRLPEPPIELPAYRPHLALRPVVESSTTLTPSDREWILGRSDELLDAYAHLDFPLGQGLIHGDAYPGNTLWDGSAARLSDWDEAAIGPRETDLANTFQGVRFGRTTDQLRAFSYAYGYDLTDWPGLPVLTELRDLHTLGSFIRRADLGDLEAAAQLAFRLDTLKRGDRTKSWVVH; encoded by the coding sequence ATGACCACGACATCTCTTACGCCCCAGGGTGCCGCTCAACGGGCCTGCACGGTCTGGGGGCTCTCGGCGCGCGGGCTCTCGCCCCTACGTACCCACGCCACCTCCGTCTATCTACTCCCCCACGCCGACGCTGTTGTCCGAGTAAGCCGGAACGAACAGCGTGACTCGATGCAACGAGCCATCGCCCTCACCCGGTGGCTGGCCGGCCACGGACTTGAGGTCACCGAGCCACTCGACGTATCGCAGCCCCTGGACGTCCACGGATACGCGATCACCGTGTGGCAGCACTACCCGCAGCCCGACGGCCCGCCTCCCGGCCCGGAGCACCTGGGCCATCTGCTCAGCCGGCTGCACCGGCTCCCCGAGCCCCCCATCGAGCTGCCCGCCTATCGCCCCCACCTGGCTCTGCGCCCCGTCGTCGAGTCCAGCACCACCCTCACGCCCAGCGACCGCGAGTGGATACTCGGCCGCTCCGACGAACTCCTGGACGCCTACGCGCACCTCGACTTCCCCCTCGGCCAGGGCTTGATCCACGGTGACGCCTACCCAGGCAACACCCTCTGGGACGGTTCCGCCGCCAGGCTCAGCGACTGGGACGAGGCAGCAATCGGCCCCCGCGAGACCGACCTCGCCAACACCTTCCAGGGCGTCCGCTTCGGTCGCACAACCGACCAGCTGCGCGCTTTCTCCTACGCATACGGCTACGACCTCACCGACTGGCCAGGGCTCCCGGTGCTCACCGAGCTACGGGACCTCCACACGCTCGGCTCCTTCATCCGCCGGGCCGACCTGGGTGACCTGGAGGCGGCTGCCCAGCTCGCCTTCCGGCTGGACACTCTGAAACGCGGCGACCGTACGAAGAGCTGGGTCGTCCACTGA